The following coding sequences lie in one Arabidopsis thaliana chromosome 3, partial sequence genomic window:
- the SDR1 gene encoding NAD(P)-binding Rossmann-fold superfamily protein (NAD(P)-binding Rossmann-fold superfamily protein; CONTAINS InterPro DOMAIN/s: NAD(P)-binding domain (InterPro:IPR016040), Glucose/ribitol dehydrogenase (InterPro:IPR002347), Short-chain dehydrogenase/reductase SDR (InterPro:IPR002198); BEST Arabidopsis thaliana protein match is: NAD(P)-binding Rossmann-fold superfamily protein (TAIR:AT2G24190.2).), whose product MAEETPRLFNGFCRYAVVTGANRGIGFEICRQLASEGIRVVLTSRDENRGLEAVETLKKELEISDQSLLFHQLDVADPASITSLAEFVKTQFGKLDILVNNAGIGGIITDAEALRAGAGKEGFKWDEIITETYELTEECIKINYYGPKRMCEAFIPLLKLSDSPRIVNVSSSMGQLKNVLNEWAKGILSDAENLTEERIDQVINQLLNDFKEGTVKEKNWAKFMSAYVVSKASLNGYTRVLAKKHPEFRVNAVCPGFVKTDMNFKTGVLSVEEGASSPVRLALLPHQETPSGCFFSRKQVSEF is encoded by the exons ATGGCAGAGGAAACTCCAAG ATTGTTTAATGGTTTTTGTAGATATGCTGTAGTTACTGGAGCAAACAGAGGGATTGGATTTGAGATATGCAGACAATTAGCTAGTGAAGGGATTAGAGTTGTTTTGACCTCTAGAGACGAAAACAGAGGACTTGAAGCTGTTGAGACACTGAAGAAAGAGCTTGAGATTTCTGATCAAAGCCTTCTTTTTCATCAGCTTGATGTCGCTGATCCTGCTAGTATCACATCTCTTGCTGAGTTTGTGAAAACCCAATTTGGGAAACTCGATATCTTG GTCAATAATGCAGGGATTGGTGGTATAATCACTGATGCTGAAGCTTTAAGAGCTGGGGCAGGGAAA GAAGGTTTCAAGTGGGATGAAATCATCACGGAGACTTATGAGTTAACTGAAGAATGCATCAAGATAAACTACTATGGACCAAAGAGAATGTGTGAGGCGTTTATTCCTCTTTTGAAGTTATCTGATTCACCAAGAATCGTCAATGTATCATCCTCCATGGGTCAACTAAAG AATGTACTAAACGAATGGGCAAAAGGAATCCTGAGCGACGCAGAGAATCTCACTGAGGAAAGAATCGACCAAGTGATCAACCAACTTCTCAATGATTTCAAAGAAGGTACagttaaggaaaaaaactgGGCTAAATTTATGTCGGCTTATGTGGTTTCAAAGGCAAGTTTGAATGGTTACACGAGGGTCCTGGCGAAGAAACATCCCGAGTTTCGCGTAAACGCTGTGTGTCCTGGATTTGTTAAGACAGATATGAACTTCAAGACTGGAGTCTTGTCTGTGGAAGAAGGAGCTTCAAGTCCTGTGAGGTTGGCTTTACTTCCGCATCAAGAAACTCCTTCTGGTTGTTTCTTTAGTCGCAAGCAAGTTTCAGAAttctga
- the SDR1 gene encoding NAD(P)-binding Rossmann-fold superfamily protein (NAD(P)-binding Rossmann-fold superfamily protein; FUNCTIONS IN: oxidoreductase activity, (-)-menthol dehydrogenase activity, (+)-neomenthol dehydrogenase activity; INVOLVED IN: response to karrikin, defense response; LOCATED IN: plasma membrane; EXPRESSED IN: 23 plant structures; EXPRESSED DURING: 13 growth stages; CONTAINS InterPro DOMAIN/s: NAD(P)-binding domain (InterPro:IPR016040), Glucose/ribitol dehydrogenase (InterPro:IPR002347), Short-chain dehydrogenase/reductase SDR (InterPro:IPR002198); BEST Arabidopsis thaliana protein match is: NAD(P)-binding Rossmann-fold superfamily protein (TAIR:AT2G24190.1); Has 78247 Blast hits to 78183 proteins in 3234 species: Archae - 733; Bacteria - 53633; Metazoa - 4843; Fungi - 3816; Plants - 2340; Viruses - 0; Other Eukaryotes - 12882 (source: NCBI BLink).): MAEETPRYAVVTGANRGIGFEICRQLASEGIRVVLTSRDENRGLEAVETLKKELEISDQSLLFHQLDVADPASITSLAEFVKTQFGKLDILVNNAGIGGIITDAEALRAGAGKEGFKWDEIITETYELTEECIKINYYGPKRMCEAFIPLLKLSDSPRIVNVSSSMGQLKNVLNEWAKGILSDAENLTEERIDQVINQLLNDFKEGTVKEKNWAKFMSAYVVSKASLNGYTRVLAKKHPEFRVNAVCPGFVKTDMNFKTGVLSVEEGASSPVRLALLPHQETPSGCFFSRKQVSEF, encoded by the exons ATGGCAGAGGAAACTCCAAG ATATGCTGTAGTTACTGGAGCAAACAGAGGGATTGGATTTGAGATATGCAGACAATTAGCTAGTGAAGGGATTAGAGTTGTTTTGACCTCTAGAGACGAAAACAGAGGACTTGAAGCTGTTGAGACACTGAAGAAAGAGCTTGAGATTTCTGATCAAAGCCTTCTTTTTCATCAGCTTGATGTCGCTGATCCTGCTAGTATCACATCTCTTGCTGAGTTTGTGAAAACCCAATTTGGGAAACTCGATATCTTG GTCAATAATGCAGGGATTGGTGGTATAATCACTGATGCTGAAGCTTTAAGAGCTGGGGCAGGGAAA GAAGGTTTCAAGTGGGATGAAATCATCACGGAGACTTATGAGTTAACTGAAGAATGCATCAAGATAAACTACTATGGACCAAAGAGAATGTGTGAGGCGTTTATTCCTCTTTTGAAGTTATCTGATTCACCAAGAATCGTCAATGTATCATCCTCCATGGGTCAACTAAAG AATGTACTAAACGAATGGGCAAAAGGAATCCTGAGCGACGCAGAGAATCTCACTGAGGAAAGAATCGACCAAGTGATCAACCAACTTCTCAATGATTTCAAAGAAGGTACagttaaggaaaaaaactgGGCTAAATTTATGTCGGCTTATGTGGTTTCAAAGGCAAGTTTGAATGGTTACACGAGGGTCCTGGCGAAGAAACATCCCGAGTTTCGCGTAAACGCTGTGTGTCCTGGATTTGTTAAGACAGATATGAACTTCAAGACTGGAGTCTTGTCTGTGGAAGAAGGAGCTTCAAGTCCTGTGAGGTTGGCTTTACTTCCGCATCAAGAAACTCCTTCTGGTTGTTTCTTTAGTCGCAAGCAAGTTTCAGAAttctga
- the SDR1 gene encoding NAD(P)-binding Rossmann-fold superfamily protein, which yields MAEETPRYVLNLLLVLDLVCNLSEFGSDFLRLFNGFCRYAVVTGANRGIGFEICRQLASEGIRVVLTSRDENRGLEAVETLKKELEISDQSLLFHQLDVADPASITSLAEFVKTQFGKLDILVNNAGIGGIITDAEALRAGAGKEGFKWDEIITETYELTEECIKINYYGPKRMCEAFIPLLKLSDSPRIVNVSSSMGQLKNVLNEWAKGILSDAENLTEERIDQVINQLLNDFKEGTVKEKNWAKFMSAYVVSKASLNGYTRVLAKKHPEFRVNAVCPGFVKTDMNFKTGVLSVEEGASSPVRLALLPHQETPSGCFFSRKQVSEF from the exons ATGGCAGAGGAAACTCCAAGGTATGTCTTAAATCTTCTCTTAGTTCTTGATTTAGTCTGTAATCTTAGTGAGTTTGGTTCTGATTTTCTCAGATTGTTTAATGGTTTTTGTAGATATGCTGTAGTTACTGGAGCAAACAGAGGGATTGGATTTGAGATATGCAGACAATTAGCTAGTGAAGGGATTAGAGTTGTTTTGACCTCTAGAGACGAAAACAGAGGACTTGAAGCTGTTGAGACACTGAAGAAAGAGCTTGAGATTTCTGATCAAAGCCTTCTTTTTCATCAGCTTGATGTCGCTGATCCTGCTAGTATCACATCTCTTGCTGAGTTTGTGAAAACCCAATTTGGGAAACTCGATATCTTG GTCAATAATGCAGGGATTGGTGGTATAATCACTGATGCTGAAGCTTTAAGAGCTGGGGCAGGGAAA GAAGGTTTCAAGTGGGATGAAATCATCACGGAGACTTATGAGTTAACTGAAGAATGCATCAAGATAAACTACTATGGACCAAAGAGAATGTGTGAGGCGTTTATTCCTCTTTTGAAGTTATCTGATTCACCAAGAATCGTCAATGTATCATCCTCCATGGGTCAACTAAAG AATGTACTAAACGAATGGGCAAAAGGAATCCTGAGCGACGCAGAGAATCTCACTGAGGAAAGAATCGACCAAGTGATCAACCAACTTCTCAATGATTTCAAAGAAGGTACagttaaggaaaaaaactgGGCTAAATTTATGTCGGCTTATGTGGTTTCAAAGGCAAGTTTGAATGGTTACACGAGGGTCCTGGCGAAGAAACATCCCGAGTTTCGCGTAAACGCTGTGTGTCCTGGATTTGTTAAGACAGATATGAACTTCAAGACTGGAGTCTTGTCTGTGGAAGAAGGAGCTTCAAGTCCTGTGAGGTTGGCTTTACTTCCGCATCAAGAAACTCCTTCTGGTTGTTTCTTTAGTCGCAAGCAAGTTTCAGAAttctga
- the PLIM2c gene encoding GATA type zinc finger transcription factor family protein (GATA type zinc finger transcription factor family protein; FUNCTIONS IN: zinc ion binding; INVOLVED IN: biological_process unknown; LOCATED IN: cellular_component unknown; EXPRESSED IN: 9 plant structures; EXPRESSED DURING: L mature pollen stage, M germinated pollen stage, 4 anthesis, C globular stage, petal differentiation and expansion stage; CONTAINS InterPro DOMAIN/s: Zinc finger, LIM-type (InterPro:IPR001781), Zinc finger, RING-type (InterPro:IPR001841); BEST Arabidopsis thaliana protein match is: GATA type zinc finger transcription factor family protein (TAIR:AT2G45800.1); Has 5500 Blast hits to 3584 proteins in 170 species: Archae - 0; Bacteria - 0; Metazoa - 4540; Fungi - 25; Plants - 547; Viruses - 0; Other Eukaryotes - 388 (source: NCBI BLink).) has translation MAAFTGTTDKCKACDKTVYVMDLMTLEGMPYHKSCFRCSHCNGTLVICNYSSMDGVLYCKTHFEQLFKESGNFSKNFQTAGKTEKSNDATKAPNRLSSFFSGTQDKCAACKKTVYPLEKMTMEGESYHKTCFRCAHSGCPLTHSSYAALDGVLYCKVHFSQLFLEKGNYNHVLQAAANHRRSTAEEDKTEPKEDEANPTEEETSDAAAEEHES, from the exons ATGGCGGCGTTTACAGGGACAACAGACAAATGCAAGGCGTGTGACAAGACGGTATACGTTATGGACTTGATGACTTTGGAAGGAATGCCTTATCACAAGTCATGCTTCAGGTGCAGCCATTGCAATGGCACTCTCGTG ATATGTAACTACTCATCCATGGATGGAGTTTTGTATTGCAAGACCCATTTTGAACAGCTCTTCAAAGAATCTGGAAATTTCAGCAAGAATTTCCAAACAG CTGGAAAGACCGAGAAATCGAATGATGCG ACGAAGGCTCCAAACAGGTTATCATCCTTCTTTAGCGGCACACAAGACAAATGTGCAGCTTGTAAGAAAACAGTTTATCCTCTAGAGAAGATGACAATGGAAGGAGAATCTTACCACAAGACTTGCTTCAGATGTGCACATAGTGGTTGTCCATTAACACATTCTTCATATGCTGCTCTCGATGGCGTCCTTTACTGTAAGGTCCACTTCAGCCAGCTTTTCCTTGAGAAAGGTAATTACAATCATGTCCTCCAAGCCGCGGCTAACCACCGTCGCTCGACGGCTGAGGAAGACAAAACCGAAcccaaagaagatgaagcaaaccctacagaagaagaaacttctgATGCAGCAGCTGAAGAACATGAATCCTAA